Within Bdellovibrionales bacterium, the genomic segment TTGCCCCCTTTTTCATCAAAATAAAACTGAATTTCTTGAGCGAGATTGTCAGCTCCAGGGCGATCGGCCTTGTTTATGACAAAAACGTCTGCAATCTCCATCAAGCCAGCCTTCATCGCCTGTACCGAATCTCCTGATTCTGGCACCAGAACAAGACTCACTATATCCGCCACATGAAGAATATCAAATTCAGTTTGCCCCACTCCAACCGTCTCAACGAGCACAACATCAAAACCCCACAAATCATAAGCCCGCAACATGAGATAAGAAGAGGCGCAAAGCCCACCTAGACTTCCACGAGTGCCCAATGACCGAATAAACACTCCCTCATCATTGAAGTGTTCTGAATATCTGATCCTGTCACCCAGAATGGCCCCACCAGAAAAAGGACTCGAAGGATCCACGGCCAAAACCCCAACTGTGCTTCCTAGCCTTCTCCACTCTCGAATCAGCTCTGCCACAAGAGTGGATTTTCCTGCACCCGGTGGACCAGTTATTCCGACTCTCAATGCCGTAGTTGGAGGCCTCAATAGTTGAGGATTAGAGAGAGACCGGGAGCCTGTCTGCTCAAGAATTGTCAAAAGCCTCGCCAAGTCGCGAAACTTACGGTTT encodes:
- the meaB gene encoding methylmalonyl Co-A mutase-associated GTPase MeaB, whose amino-acid sequence is MAKNRKFRDLARLLTILEQTGSRSLSNPQLLRPPTTALRVGITGPPGAGKSTLVAELIREWRRLGSTVGVLAVDPSSPFSGGAILGDRIRYSEHFNDEGVFIRSLGTRGSLGGLCASSYLMLRAYDLWGFDVVLVETVGVGQTEFDILHVADIVSLVLVPESGDSVQAMKAGLMEIADVFVINKADRPGADNLAQEIQFYFDEKGGKKEGQRLYKTVATERRGTFELAEGLQLLGKGRNTHNSRLNPQRLRHEALALLRGSWERSFRVAIGEIETPEEMQSLILSSEKSFPKKDQGFW